The Solibacillus sp. FSL W7-1464 genome contains a region encoding:
- the glmU gene encoding bifunctional UDP-N-acetylglucosamine diphosphorylase/glucosamine-1-phosphate N-acetyltransferase GlmU has translation MTNIFAVVLAAGQGTRMKSKLYKVLHPVCGKPMVEHVIDHISSLNVERVVSVVGHGAELVKETLGNKSEYVLQEEQLGTAHAVQQAEPILSGLSGTTLVVCGDTPLIRPETMQALLDQHASQNAKATILTAVTEDPTGYGRILRDEHGQVSQIVEQKDATSEQQLVKEINTGTYCFDNEALFEALKLVKNENAQGEFYLPDVIEILQKQGETVAAYVTENFDETLGVNDRFALSQAEELMRARINERHMRNGVTIINPNSTHISADAVIGSDTVLLPGVIIEGKTVIGEYCKIGPNSHIVNSQIGNATTIHSSVVLDSQVGNETAVGPFAHLRPESSLGNHVKIGNFVEVKKSTLGDDTKVSHLSYIGDAEVGSNVNIGCGSITVNYDGKNKYKTTIEDDVFIGCNSNLVAPVTLKKGSFIAAGSTITKEVPEDALAIARARQENKLGYVSKLNSK, from the coding sequence ATGACGAATATTTTTGCGGTCGTGCTAGCGGCTGGTCAAGGTACACGAATGAAGTCCAAATTATATAAAGTGCTTCACCCAGTATGCGGAAAGCCAATGGTGGAACATGTAATCGACCATATCAGCTCATTAAATGTCGAGCGTGTCGTATCTGTTGTAGGACATGGCGCGGAGCTGGTAAAAGAAACTCTTGGAAATAAGAGTGAGTATGTTTTACAGGAAGAACAACTAGGTACAGCACATGCAGTTCAGCAAGCTGAGCCGATTTTAAGCGGACTTAGCGGAACTACACTTGTCGTATGTGGTGATACTCCCTTAATTCGCCCTGAAACAATGCAGGCCCTGCTTGATCAACATGCATCTCAAAATGCAAAAGCTACTATTTTGACAGCGGTTACAGAAGACCCGACTGGCTATGGTCGTATTTTACGTGACGAACATGGACAAGTGTCACAAATTGTTGAACAAAAAGATGCTACATCTGAACAGCAGCTTGTAAAAGAGATTAATACAGGCACATACTGCTTTGATAATGAAGCGCTGTTTGAAGCACTTAAGCTCGTAAAAAATGAAAATGCACAAGGTGAATTCTACTTGCCTGATGTTATTGAAATTTTACAAAAGCAAGGTGAAACAGTTGCAGCTTATGTAACAGAAAACTTCGATGAAACGCTTGGCGTAAATGATCGTTTTGCACTGTCTCAGGCAGAAGAGCTAATGCGTGCGCGTATTAACGAACGTCATATGCGCAATGGTGTAACGATTATTAATCCGAATTCTACACATATTAGTGCAGACGCAGTAATCGGCAGTGACACGGTTCTTTTACCTGGAGTGATCATCGAAGGAAAAACGGTTATTGGCGAATATTGTAAAATTGGCCCGAATAGTCATATTGTGAACAGTCAAATTGGAAATGCAACAACGATTCATAGTTCAGTCGTGCTAGACAGCCAAGTCGGCAACGAAACAGCAGTAGGTCCGTTTGCACATTTACGTCCGGAATCTTCATTAGGAAACCATGTGAAAATCGGTAATTTCGTTGAAGTGAAGAAGAGTACGCTAGGTGATGATACAAAAGTGTCTCATTTAAGCTATATCGGCGATGCGGAAGTCGGCAGTAACGTAAATATTGGCTGTGGTTCAATCACTGTTAACTATGACGGTAAAAACAAATATAAAACAACTATTGAAGACGATGTATTCATTGGATGTAATTCAAACTTAGTTGCTCCGGTAACATTGAAAAAAGGTTCTTTCATTGCTGCGGGATCGACAATTACTAAAGAAGTACCGGAAGATGCATTGGCAATTGCACGTGCTCGTCAGGAAAACAAATTAGGCTATGTGAGTAAATTAAATTCAAAATAA
- the veg gene encoding biofilm formation stimulator Veg, with protein sequence MPKTLADIKKSLDSHLGKRLQLKANGGRKKTIECEGVLSDTYHAVFVIELKQEDNACKRVSYSYTDILTEAVEITFLDDAVATIK encoded by the coding sequence ATGCCAAAAACGTTAGCAGACATTAAAAAATCATTAGATAGTCATTTGGGTAAACGTTTGCAATTAAAAGCAAATGGTGGTCGCAAGAAAACGATTGAATGCGAAGGCGTCTTAAGTGACACTTACCATGCGGTGTTCGTCATTGAACTAAAGCAGGAAGATAATGCGTGTAAACGCGTATCTTACAGTTACACAGATATACTTACTGAAGCAGTAGAGATTACTTTTTTAGATGATGCTGTAGCTACCATCAAATAG
- a CDS encoding small, acid-soluble spore protein, alpha/beta type: MARQKIMSSRLKEEIAKELGFYDVVQREGWGGIKARDAGNMVRRAVEMAQENLARQSQNNQK; encoded by the coding sequence ATGGCAAGACAAAAAATCATGTCGAGTCGTCTAAAGGAAGAGATTGCAAAAGAACTTGGATTTTACGACGTAGTTCAACGTGAGGGTTGGGGCGGTATTAAAGCTCGTGATGCAGGAAACATGGTAAGACGTGCGGTTGAAATGGCTCAGGAAAACTTGGCTAGACAATCGCAGAATAACCAAAAATAA
- the ispE gene encoding 4-(cytidine 5'-diphospho)-2-C-methyl-D-erythritol kinase — MLYVKAPAKINLTLDVLYKRPDQYHEVEMIMTTVDLADRIGLESRADGQIKIVSTDNFVPDDQRNFAYQAAELLKNTYSIKEGVTISIEKQIPIAAGLAGGSSDAAATLRGLNELWDLNLTLDELAEHGAKIGSDVSFCVYGGTALATGRGEKIKELSAPPTCWVVLAKPKIGVSTADVYGGLNIDGLQHPNTKEMIKAIETEDYELMCNSLGNVLETVTFKLHPEVITIKEQMQRFGADAVLMSGSGPTVFGLVENEARVSRIYNGLRGFCEEVYVVRMLGERNPLA; from the coding sequence ATGTTATACGTAAAAGCACCCGCAAAAATTAACTTAACACTCGATGTGCTTTATAAACGACCAGATCAATATCATGAAGTGGAAATGATTATGACAACGGTCGACTTGGCCGATCGAATTGGACTGGAATCACGAGCAGATGGCCAAATTAAAATTGTTTCGACAGATAATTTTGTTCCGGACGATCAGCGGAATTTTGCTTATCAGGCAGCAGAGCTTTTAAAAAATACATACAGTATTAAAGAAGGCGTAACCATTTCAATTGAGAAGCAAATTCCTATAGCGGCGGGTCTAGCTGGTGGAAGCAGTGATGCAGCGGCTACATTGCGCGGTTTAAATGAGCTTTGGGATCTGAATTTAACGTTGGACGAGCTGGCGGAACATGGAGCAAAAATTGGTTCGGATGTTTCATTCTGCGTCTATGGCGGTACAGCATTGGCTACAGGGCGCGGAGAAAAGATTAAAGAACTATCCGCACCTCCAACTTGCTGGGTCGTTTTGGCCAAACCGAAAATTGGCGTATCGACAGCAGATGTATACGGTGGACTCAATATAGACGGGCTACAACATCCAAACACGAAAGAAATGATTAAGGCAATTGAAACGGAAGATTATGAGCTAATGTGCAACTCACTTGGAAATGTTTTGGAAACTGTAACATTTAAGCTTCATCCGGAAGTAATAACAATTAAAGAACAAATGCAGCGCTTTGGTGCCGACGCGGTACTGATGAGCGGCAGTGGTCCGACAGTATTTGGGCTAGTGGAAAATGAAGCACGTGTCAGCCGGATTTATAATGGATTACGTGGTTTTTGTGAGGAAGTTTACGTAGTACGTATGTTAGGGGAACGAAATCCACTTGCATAA
- the pth gene encoding aminoacyl-tRNA hydrolase has product MKLIIGLGNPGKPYEHTRHNIGFDVIDELANRWNAPLNQTKFNGMYATVHRPEGKVILLKPLTYMNLSGECVRPLMDYFDIEIEDIIVIYDDLDLETGKLRLRGKGSAGGHNGIKSLIQHLGTQEFNRIRVGVSRPPAGMKVADYVLAKFSNEDQPIVKEAVEKSCDAVETALAKPFLEVMNKFNGA; this is encoded by the coding sequence GTGAAATTAATTATTGGTTTAGGAAATCCGGGAAAACCATATGAACATACACGCCATAATATAGGTTTTGATGTGATTGATGAATTAGCCAATCGATGGAATGCACCATTAAACCAAACTAAATTTAATGGTATGTATGCAACGGTTCATCGTCCTGAAGGAAAAGTCATTTTATTGAAGCCGCTAACATATATGAACTTATCAGGAGAATGTGTTAGACCTCTAATGGATTATTTTGATATAGAAATTGAAGATATTATTGTTATTTATGATGATTTAGATCTGGAAACGGGTAAGTTAAGATTACGTGGCAAAGGAAGTGCTGGAGGACATAATGGGATTAAATCATTAATTCAGCATTTGGGGACACAGGAATTTAACCGAATCCGTGTCGGAGTAAGTCGCCCGCCAGCGGGTATGAAAGTTGCGGATTATGTATTGGCCAAATTTTCAAATGAGGATCAGCCAATTGTAAAAGAAGCTGTCGAAAAGAGCTGCGATGCTGTTGAGACAGCTTTAGCAAAGCCGTTTTTAGAAGTGATGAACAAATTTAACGGCGCATAA
- a CDS encoding MFS transporter — MRTHNEKMSIYHGMASAVAQNTSSSYIPIFAMTILGATNYQVGLISSLPPLITLLMTLPAAILLNRAFEQKRLVAFSILTARFVFLLIAFISYVPGSFGSWLLLGLIAAMSVPNTMANMGWQSFIGSIIEESRRAQFFSDRNRLLTVVGLFVTLTIGIVMKDMTANRIAYQVLFMFTFVVGVVELYFLLKHDEPVRERNLEKNRAMDWSIFKNNKYVLFLIVALVFNFGWQMAWGVFNIYNVRYAEATIFWISMFNVANMIAQIFSFSLWRKWSQKYGNMSVFVWVAFGMSTAPLLMVLSTNLYYLVAMSFLSGLFVSGTVLILFNLLLENSPQEVRTYCITTYNVLLAVVAFSSPQIGIWLLETYSMETAMYLSTAVRFFAAVGFLVLFIVRKMREKSLAQY, encoded by the coding sequence ATGAGAACACATAATGAAAAAATGAGTATTTATCACGGAATGGCATCTGCTGTTGCACAAAATACTTCAAGCAGCTACATTCCGATTTTTGCAATGACGATTCTTGGTGCGACAAACTATCAGGTCGGGCTGATCAGTTCTTTGCCGCCGCTAATTACACTGTTAATGACATTGCCTGCTGCGATTTTACTAAACCGTGCATTCGAGCAAAAAAGGCTTGTTGCTTTTTCCATATTAACAGCACGCTTTGTTTTCCTGCTCATTGCCTTTATTAGTTATGTACCGGGTAGTTTTGGTTCATGGTTGCTGCTGGGCCTGATTGCTGCAATGAGTGTACCGAATACGATGGCCAATATGGGCTGGCAGTCTTTTATCGGCAGTATTATCGAAGAATCACGGAGAGCCCAGTTTTTCAGTGACCGTAATCGCTTGCTGACAGTAGTTGGCCTATTTGTTACATTAACAATCGGTATTGTTATGAAAGATATGACCGCTAATCGGATAGCTTATCAAGTGCTATTTATGTTTACGTTTGTTGTCGGGGTTGTTGAACTGTATTTTTTATTGAAGCATGATGAACCCGTGCGTGAGCGTAATTTGGAAAAGAACCGTGCAATGGACTGGTCGATTTTTAAAAACAATAAATATGTCCTGTTTTTAATTGTTGCGCTTGTTTTTAACTTTGGCTGGCAAATGGCTTGGGGTGTTTTTAATATTTATAATGTTCGTTATGCGGAAGCGACAATCTTCTGGATTAGTATGTTCAATGTTGCAAATATGATTGCCCAAATTTTTTCATTTTCACTTTGGCGTAAATGGTCTCAAAAATACGGTAACATGAGTGTATTCGTCTGGGTTGCCTTTGGGATGTCGACAGCACCATTACTGATGGTTTTATCGACAAACCTTTATTATTTAGTTGCGATGTCTTTTCTTTCCGGACTGTTTGTTTCAGGAACGGTTTTAATATTGTTTAATTTACTGCTGGAAAATTCACCGCAGGAGGTCCGCACATATTGTATAACAACATATAATGTGCTGCTTGCCGTCGTTGCGTTTTCTTCCCCGCAAATTGGAATTTGGCTGCTCGAAACGTACTCGATGGAAACGGCGATGTATTTATCGACAGCAGTTCGCTTTTTTGCAGCAGTAGGCTTTTTAGTGCTCTTCATTGTAAGGAAAATGCGCGAGAAATCATTGGCACAATACTAG
- a CDS encoding RidA family protein, whose translation MKTVSTTNAPAAIGPYAQGIVVNNMFYSSGQIPLTASGELVEGDIEVQTNQVFENLKAVLAAAGSSLNQVVKTTVFMKDMNDFAIMNEVYASHFGEHKPARSAVEVARLPKDVKVEIEVIALVK comes from the coding sequence ATGAAAACAGTTTCAACAACAAATGCACCAGCAGCAATTGGTCCATATGCACAAGGTATTGTAGTAAATAACATGTTTTATTCTTCAGGTCAAATTCCACTGACAGCTTCAGGGGAACTTGTGGAAGGCGATATCGAAGTACAGACAAATCAAGTATTCGAAAACTTAAAAGCTGTTTTGGCAGCAGCCGGTTCTTCTTTAAACCAAGTAGTTAAAACAACAGTATTTATGAAAGATATGAATGATTTCGCTATAATGAATGAAGTGTATGCAAGCCATTTTGGAGAGCACAAACCAGCTCGTTCTGCAGTAGAAGTTGCTCGTTTACCAAAAGATGTAAAAGTTGAAATTGAAGTCATTGCATTAGTAAAATAA
- the spoVG gene encoding septation regulator SpoVG, whose translation MEVTDVRLRRVQTEGRMRAIASITLDDEFVIHDIRVIDGNTGLFVAMPSKRTPDGEFRDIAHPINSNTRNKIQEIVLEAFHASAEENTEETLELEEVNV comes from the coding sequence ATGGAAGTTACTGACGTAAGATTACGACGTGTTCAAACAGAAGGACGTATGCGTGCAATTGCCTCAATTACACTAGATGATGAATTTGTCATCCACGATATTCGTGTAATTGATGGGAATACTGGTTTATTTGTAGCTATGCCTAGCAAAAGAACACCAGATGGCGAATTCCGCGATATTGCACATCCGATTAATTCGAATACGCGCAATAAAATTCAGGAAATCGTTTTGGAAGCTTTCCATGCATCTGCTGAGGAAAATACAGAGGAAACTTTGGAGCTTGAAGAAGTGAATGTTTAA
- the purR gene encoding pur operon repressor: MKWKRSERLVDMTYYLLEHPHQLIPLTYFSELYSSAKSSISEDLTIVKETFEEKGIGLLITVPGAAGGVKYIPKMAEQEVRDIIGEFMGELSQSDRLLPGGYLFMTDLLGNPELMNRVGKVFASVFADRKIDVIMTVATKGISIAHAIARHLNVPVVVVRRDSKVTEGSTVSINYVSGSSRRIQTMVLSKRSMKSGQRVLITDDFMKVGGTMNGMKNLLEEFECELAGIAVLVETQHADVSLVDDYYSLVKLQEVNEKDRTIALSEGNFFQKERN; the protein is encoded by the coding sequence ATGAAATGGAAGCGCAGTGAACGCCTTGTAGATATGACTTATTATCTACTTGAGCATCCACATCAGTTGATCCCGCTAACTTATTTTTCTGAGCTTTACAGTTCTGCAAAGTCTTCAATCAGTGAAGATTTAACAATTGTAAAGGAAACATTCGAAGAAAAAGGAATTGGGCTTTTAATTACCGTACCTGGAGCAGCAGGCGGTGTTAAATATATCCCTAAAATGGCGGAACAAGAAGTTCGTGATATAATTGGGGAATTTATGGGAGAACTTAGTCAATCCGATCGACTATTACCCGGTGGTTATTTATTTATGACGGATCTTTTAGGAAATCCGGAATTGATGAATCGCGTAGGTAAAGTATTTGCGAGCGTGTTTGCAGATCGTAAAATTGATGTCATTATGACCGTAGCAACAAAGGGAATTTCAATTGCACATGCGATTGCAAGACATTTAAATGTCCCGGTTGTTGTTGTCCGTCGTGACAGCAAAGTGACTGAAGGTTCAACGGTGAGTATTAATTATGTATCAGGATCTTCTCGTCGTATTCAAACGATGGTTTTATCAAAACGTAGTATGAAAAGTGGCCAGCGTGTATTAATTACCGACGATTTCATGAAAGTCGGAGGCACGATGAACGGTATGAAAAACTTACTGGAAGAATTCGAATGTGAGTTGGCAGGTATTGCTGTATTAGTAGAAACACAGCATGCTGATGTTTCATTAGTAGATGATTACTATTCTTTAGTAAAACTACAGGAAGTAAATGAGAAAGATCGCACAATTGCATTAAGTGAAGGTAATTTTTTTCAAAAGGAGAGAAATTAA
- a CDS encoding anti-sigma-F factor Fin family protein gives MPVRYRCRHCEVEIGTLPFDAEETVQKLHLFEIGEIDEFIKKNERGETTVYSICEHCEDSLRQFPDYYALKRWLQ, from the coding sequence ATGCCTGTACGCTACCGCTGCAGACATTGTGAGGTAGAGATTGGTACTTTGCCTTTCGATGCAGAAGAAACGGTTCAAAAGCTTCATTTGTTTGAAATAGGTGAAATCGATGAATTCATAAAGAAAAATGAGCGTGGAGAAACGACCGTTTACAGCATTTGTGAGCATTGTGAAGATTCATTGCGTCAGTTTCCCGATTACTATGCGTTAAAAAGATGGTTACAGTAA
- a CDS encoding 50S ribosomal protein L25/general stress protein Ctc codes for MTTVLQATKRETGKRSILTQLRNEGQLAGVLYGYETETTPISLDYRDTAKAVQTYGSTSVFKIEVGGKRVNAVLTDIQRDALKGHVKHVDFLAINMKEELEVDVPIVFIGTSVGVKEGGVITQPNHTLKIKVKPSEIPDTIEIDVSELAVGESLSVGNVRDQFTAFTIVDNDDYTLATVTPPAAPVEDVDANAENVTADDLDATGEKLSPEKPGRED; via the coding sequence ATGACTACAGTATTACAAGCAACGAAGCGAGAAACTGGGAAACGTTCGATATTAACCCAACTAAGAAATGAAGGCCAACTGGCAGGTGTGCTGTATGGCTATGAAACTGAAACAACACCAATTTCGTTGGATTATAGAGACACTGCTAAAGCAGTTCAAACATATGGTTCAACAAGTGTGTTTAAAATTGAAGTAGGCGGGAAAAGAGTCAATGCAGTACTTACTGATATCCAACGTGATGCACTAAAAGGACATGTGAAGCACGTTGACTTCCTTGCTATCAATATGAAAGAAGAACTTGAAGTGGATGTTCCAATCGTATTTATCGGAACTTCAGTTGGTGTAAAAGAAGGTGGAGTAATTACTCAACCGAACCATACATTGAAAATTAAAGTGAAACCAAGTGAAATTCCAGACACTATAGAAATCGATGTATCCGAATTAGCAGTTGGTGAATCGTTATCTGTGGGTAATGTTCGTGATCAATTTACAGCGTTTACGATTGTAGATAATGACGACTATACATTAGCAACAGTAACACCGCCAGCAGCACCAGTTGAAGATGTTGATGCAAATGCGGAAAATGTAACAGCCGATGATCTTGATGCAACGGGAGAAAAATTATCGCCTGAAAAACCAGGTAGAGAAGATTAA
- a CDS encoding ribose-phosphate diphosphokinase, with protein MPYQYADSKLKIFSLNSNNPLAKEIADEMGLELGKSSVKHFSDGEVQISIEESIRGMDVFIVQSTSAPVNEHLMELLIMIDAVKRASARTVNVVMPYYGYARQDRKAKAREPITAKLVANLLETAGATRVIVLDLHAPQIQGFFDILIDHLVAVPLLAEHFGTKGFNEEELVIVSPDHGGVTRARKLAERLKAPIAIIDKRRPKPNVAEVMNIVGNVDGKVCILIDDIIDTAGTITIGAEALIKSGAKEVYACCSHPVLSGPAIERIENSPIKELVVTNTIQLSEEKLSPKIQQLSVAKLMADAISRIYENKSVSTLFD; from the coding sequence ATGCCGTATCAATACGCTGACTCAAAATTAAAAATCTTCTCATTAAATTCCAACAATCCCCTTGCTAAAGAGATTGCCGATGAAATGGGTCTAGAACTAGGAAAATCATCTGTTAAACACTTCAGTGATGGAGAAGTCCAAATTAGCATTGAAGAAAGTATTCGAGGAATGGATGTATTTATCGTTCAATCTACTTCTGCCCCTGTTAATGAGCATTTAATGGAACTTTTAATTATGATTGATGCTGTTAAACGTGCATCTGCTCGTACAGTAAACGTTGTTATGCCATACTATGGCTATGCACGTCAAGACCGTAAAGCAAAAGCGCGTGAACCAATCACTGCTAAATTAGTAGCAAACTTACTTGAAACTGCCGGTGCAACTCGTGTAATCGTATTGGATTTACATGCACCTCAAATTCAAGGTTTCTTTGATATTTTAATCGACCATTTAGTGGCTGTACCACTGCTTGCTGAACATTTCGGAACAAAAGGATTCAATGAAGAGGAATTGGTTATTGTTTCTCCAGACCATGGTGGTGTAACTCGTGCGCGTAAATTGGCAGAGCGTTTAAAAGCTCCGATCGCAATTATTGATAAGCGCCGTCCAAAACCAAACGTGGCAGAAGTAATGAACATTGTTGGTAATGTAGATGGTAAAGTATGTATTTTAATCGATGATATTATCGATACGGCAGGTACGATTACGATTGGTGCAGAGGCATTGATTAAGAGCGGTGCTAAAGAAGTTTACGCATGTTGTTCACACCCTGTATTATCAGGTCCGGCAATTGAGCGTATTGAAAATTCTCCGATTAAAGAATTAGTTGTAACAAACACAATTCAGTTATCTGAAGAAAAACTTTCTCCAAAAATTCAACAGTTATCAGTTGCGAAGTTAATGGCAGATGCAATCTCTCGTATTTACGAAAATAAATCTGTTAGTACATTATTCGATTAA